In Mycolicibacterium phocaicum, one DNA window encodes the following:
- the rho gene encoding transcription termination factor Rho, with protein MTDTDLFTADGNTDAPATEAPAAGRSGSLTSLLLPDLRALAAEVGVKGTSGMRKSELIAAIREHRGEANGAKTEAKAAKAEAKNETKTAEAVNGTDAPSEAKEAPAATNTDAAAGDAPAAEQAPRRERRGASRRAGAPADGDAGDAGDKPAEKADKAENTENADAPREERNRERNADNSNQGGNKAEGNQGGNREQGGNRDRGGDNQGGNRNQGGNRNQGGNRDQGDNSNNNDDDDDSRQGRRGRRFRDRDRRRRGERGDNQGGNAETELREDDVLQPVAGILDVLDNYAFVRTSGYLAGPNDVYVSMNMVRKNGLRRGDAVTGAVRVPREGENTGGGGNNPRQKFNPLVRLDSVNGGPVEAARNRPDFTKLTPLYPNQRLRLETTPERLTTRVIDLIMPIGKGQRALIVSPPKAGKTTIMQDIANAITKNNPECHLMVVLVDERPEEVTDMQRSVKGEVIASTFDRPPSDHTQAAELAIERAKRLVEQGKDVVVLLDSITRLGRAYNNASPASGRILSGGVDSTALYPPKRFLGAARNIENGGSLTIIATAMVETGSTGDTVIFEEFKGTGNAELKLDRKIAERRVFPAVDVNPSGTRKDELLLGPDEFAIVHKLRRVLSGLDPHQAIDLLMSQLRKTKTNYEFLVQVSKTAPGNMDAD; from the coding sequence GTGACTGATACGGACCTCTTCACCGCCGACGGCAACACTGATGCGCCGGCAACTGAAGCGCCGGCGGCCGGACGCTCCGGATCGCTGACCAGCCTTCTGCTCCCCGACCTGCGCGCGCTCGCCGCCGAGGTTGGCGTCAAGGGCACCTCCGGGATGCGCAAGAGCGAACTGATCGCCGCCATCCGCGAGCACCGTGGCGAGGCCAACGGCGCCAAGACCGAGGCCAAAGCCGCCAAGGCCGAAGCCAAGAACGAGACCAAGACCGCCGAGGCCGTGAACGGCACCGACGCCCCCAGCGAGGCCAAGGAAGCCCCGGCGGCGACCAACACCGACGCTGCCGCCGGTGACGCCCCCGCGGCCGAGCAGGCCCCGCGCCGCGAGCGCCGTGGCGCATCGCGCCGGGCCGGCGCGCCCGCCGACGGCGACGCCGGTGATGCCGGCGACAAGCCCGCCGAGAAGGCGGACAAGGCCGAGAACACCGAGAACGCCGACGCCCCCCGCGAGGAGCGGAACCGCGAGCGGAACGCCGACAACAGCAACCAGGGCGGCAACAAGGCCGAAGGTAACCAGGGCGGCAACCGCGAGCAGGGTGGCAACCGCGACCGCGGCGGCGACAACCAGGGCGGCAACCGCAACCAGGGCGGCAACCGCAACCAGGGTGGTAACCGCGACCAGGGCGACAACTCCAACAACAACGACGACGACGACGACAGCCGCCAGGGCCGTCGCGGCCGTCGGTTCCGTGACCGCGACCGTCGTCGTCGTGGCGAGCGCGGCGACAACCAGGGCGGGAACGCCGAGACCGAACTGCGCGAGGACGACGTCCTGCAGCCGGTCGCCGGCATCCTCGACGTGCTGGACAACTACGCGTTCGTCCGCACGTCGGGCTACCTGGCCGGGCCGAACGACGTCTACGTCTCGATGAACATGGTCCGCAAGAACGGACTGCGCCGCGGCGACGCGGTGACAGGCGCCGTGCGGGTGCCGCGCGAGGGTGAGAACACCGGCGGCGGCGGCAACAACCCGCGCCAGAAGTTCAACCCGCTGGTGCGTCTGGACAGCGTCAACGGCGGTCCGGTCGAGGCCGCGCGCAACCGCCCCGACTTCACCAAGCTGACCCCGCTGTACCCGAACCAGCGGCTGCGCCTGGAGACCACGCCGGAGCGGCTGACCACGCGTGTGATCGACCTGATCATGCCGATCGGTAAGGGCCAGCGGGCGCTGATCGTGTCCCCGCCGAAGGCCGGTAAGACGACGATCATGCAGGACATCGCCAACGCGATCACCAAGAACAACCCGGAATGCCACCTCATGGTGGTGCTCGTCGACGAGCGTCCGGAAGAGGTCACCGACATGCAGCGCTCGGTGAAGGGTGAGGTCATCGCCTCGACCTTCGACCGGCCGCCGTCAGACCACACCCAGGCCGCCGAGCTGGCCATCGAGCGGGCCAAGCGCCTGGTCGAGCAGGGCAAGGACGTCGTGGTGCTGCTGGACTCGATCACCCGTCTGGGCCGCGCGTACAACAACGCGTCGCCGGCGTCGGGCCGCATCCTGTCCGGTGGTGTCGACTCCACCGCGCTGTACCCGCCGAAGCGCTTCCTCGGCGCGGCGCGCAACATCGAGAACGGTGGCTCGCTGACCATCATCGCGACCGCGATGGTCGAGACCGGTTCCACCGGTGACACCGTCATCTTCGAGGAGTTCAAGGGCACAGGTAACGCCGAGCTCAAGCTCGACCGCAAGATCGCCGAGCGTCGCGTGTTCCCGGCCGTCGACGTCAACCCGTCCGGTACCCGTAAGGACGAGCTGCTGCTCGGCCCGGACGAGTTCGCGATCGTGCACAAGCTGCGTCGCGTGCTGTCGGGTCTGGACCCGCACCAGGCCATCGACCTGCTGATGAGCCAGCTGCGCAAGACCAAGACCAACTACGAGTTCCTGGTTCAGGTCTCGAAGACGGCCCCGGGCAACATGGACGCCGACTAG
- a CDS encoding TetR/AcrR family transcriptional regulator, with the protein MASPESPKSVRDRLIDAAEECMRAKGIRATTVSEVAEAAGVSRGWLYRHFPDKVTLLGAAIVRLNNAYWTDAHAMLASIEGLDNQIVTGIQHGRTAYDDPGALLMKLRVEEPDEFAACAGAGVQGLVPDLADFWSRYLVAARDNGEIHPDTDVDDAAEWIARVILSLATMPGRRLDANSADELLAHVRRYVMPGLKAQP; encoded by the coding sequence GTGGCAAGCCCAGAATCCCCGAAAAGCGTGCGCGATCGACTCATCGACGCCGCCGAAGAGTGCATGCGCGCCAAGGGAATTCGCGCCACGACGGTATCCGAGGTCGCCGAGGCCGCCGGCGTCTCCCGCGGGTGGCTGTACCGGCACTTCCCCGACAAGGTGACGCTGCTGGGCGCCGCGATCGTCCGGCTGAACAACGCCTACTGGACCGACGCGCACGCCATGCTCGCGTCGATCGAAGGCCTGGACAACCAGATCGTCACCGGAATCCAGCACGGCCGCACCGCCTATGACGACCCCGGCGCGCTGTTGATGAAGCTGCGCGTCGAGGAGCCCGACGAGTTCGCCGCCTGCGCCGGTGCGGGCGTGCAGGGCCTGGTCCCCGACCTCGCCGATTTCTGGTCCCGCTACCTCGTCGCCGCCCGCGACAACGGCGAAATCCACCCCGACACCGATGTCGACGACGCCGCCGAGTGGATCGCGCGCGTCATCCTGTCGCTGGCCACGATGCCCGGACGGCGGTTGGACGCCAACAGTGCCGACGAACTGCTCGCACACGTGCGGCGGTACGTGATGCCGGGCCTGAAGGCCCAGCCGTAA